The genome window CCATAGTTTGTGGGAGGATAATAACCCATAAGTGAACGACATGACAAATTGTGCTAAACTACAAACAATGGGTGAAGAAGTGATAAGGTTGTTAGATGAGATAAAGAAGCTAATACACACATGGTCAAGTCAAATATTTTGAGTAAAAGATCTGGTCCAAGTAAAACTCTCTCATGCCAGGGGCATGGCATCTCCATGCAAGCAAGGTGCATGTCATAGCACAGAAGAGAGCAAATTAACAAACACCTTACAATTTATTAAAGTGTATGTGTGTATTATTTGTATCTCAATATAAAAACTCTCATGACAGCACCGACCAGGTTCATCACTTAAATTATTCATCGTGTCGACCAATAGCGAATTCATGCATGGACAATGCTTCCACTAAATTAAGTCTTGGAGGATAAGATTCGCCTTTTATTTAAACTCTTTATTGCTCAGAATTAGAGAGAATTTTCCATGTCATCACTTTTTCTGCCTCCAGCACAAATTATTGGTAAATCTCAAatcacatgaaaaacttgcaacCCCCATGGATAAGTTGAGACCTGGGTGGAGGTACACACTAAGCTAAGGAAGGATCCATCTCTCAAATTACAATAATTAATAGGAACATCCATGGGACTCGAACTCCGGAGCTCTAGCTTATTATTAGATTCTTGTATGTACGCACTTGATCCCAAAGTTTTTCTTCATCTAAAATTATTAAAGCAGTAGCCTTTTGACCTACGTAATTTTGTTGCTTCTCTATACATCATCAAATTTCATGCATGTATTTGAGGATTGCGGGGAGGACCTGCGTACGCAATATGCACCaaatttattttgataatttttgaaaaattgataTATTTGTAGTATTTAATATAACGGATCTAACAAAATGAATGTGCAGCGTCATGGGATTGCCGAAGCAGGCGAGCTTGAACGAATTTTATTTGGATTGGGATCGACAAATTCTTTGACCTCACCCATGTGCACTATAAATAATgcaataattttagtttttattatttttcttattataaGTGAAGTAGTAATTTTTAGggtaatgtttttagaagttaaGTAGTATCccttcaaaataattaaaaaaaagagtagtattaaaaaaataataaaagatagtcattttatttttagaataaaTTACTCAAATTTTAGAATAATTGACACACATGTAGACACACACTCACATTGAAAGTGTATGGGTGTAAAGATTTGGCATGCATTAGGCTACAATAATTCCTCTTGCAAAAGCAATGCACATGCATGTCTAGTTTTCTACTAAAACCCAGCATACATAGCTAGCATTTATTCAACACTTGATGTATTACacaacatctatatatatatatagtggcgTATAAGAACTCCAAACCCCACACTctcatacaacatatatatgtaatagtTTAGAACTTCCAACCACATAGACTTTATTGTTGAATATTACAGGAAGACATAAAGATGCTCAGAATTGCATTAGtttgttgatttttgtttcctctctgcttcttctttcttcttcttccttcttcctcgAGTATATTCTATAGGAATAGGCAGCGACCAACGGTTAGTACTCCAACTCCTGCAAAACCAGCCTTTTTTATCACATTATCCGCCTGTCCACTCTCTCCACTTTCAGTGGAACATTCTGTCGCGAACGTTTCACAATTACTTGTAAGAAGGTTGTATTTCCTAGGTTTTGGGTCCTTTAGCTTTTTATAGGCATTCTTCACAATTTCCTCGGGTGACTTCGCTGGTTTACAGCTGCAAGTCCCTGCAGAACTAACGTCCTTGTCTTCAGGAGAAACACCATATCGGTACAGATACAACTTTGTTTCTCCCAATGAATCGTTAATGAAGCAATTCAGGCAGGTCTTCAAAACTCCACCATCGATATTCCTTCGGTAGTTGCAGTCTTTGCACGCCTGCGAGCTAGTTGATGAGCCATAGCCAGCTGATGAGACAGAGTTAATTGATGAGGCAGAGATAATTGATGAGCCATTTTGTGGATCGCCGATGAAGTGGATCACGTATTGAACGGGACTCTCGTTTGAATCTTTGCCCACGTATATTCctgatacatatacatataccatGTATATATAGTTGAAAACAGGATTTTGTTATAAAGAATACCTCATCTGGAATTGCTGATGTAAATATTGAGGACGTAGTAACAAGAGAGAATCAAATAAA of Tripterygium wilfordii isolate XIE 37 chromosome 13, ASM1340144v1, whole genome shotgun sequence contains these proteins:
- the LOC120013700 gene encoding uncharacterized protein LOC120013700: MSKVEIDKNQLVRGQHIYVQRAGGVYTHHGIYVGKDSNESPVQYVIHFIGDPQNGSSIISASSINSVSSAGYGSSTSSQACKDCNYRRNIDGGVLKTCLNCFINDSLGETKLYLYRYGVSPEDKDVSSAGTCSCKPAKSPEEIVKNAYKKLKDPKPRKYNLLTSNCETFATECSTESGESGQADNVIKKAGFAGVGVLTVGRCLFL